The DNA region CCCGGCCCACATGCGCGTGAGCCCGCTTAGGCAGATTCGTTCCCGTCCCGTTGTGGCGGGCCTTGGGTCTTTCGTGCGCCAGACAAAGACACAGACCAAGGACAAGCCAGATGGCCAATACCGAACAGTCCAAGAAGCGCGCCCGCCAGTCGGAAGCACGCTATGCCGTGAACAAGGCGCGCCGTTCGCGCATCCGCACTTTCGTTCGCAAGGTTGAAGAAGCGATTGCCTCGGGCAACGTTGAAGCCGCCGCCGCCGCCCTGAAGGCCGCTCAGCCTGAACTCGCCCGCGGTGTGACCAAGGGTGTGCTTCACAAGAACACCGCATCGCGCAAGGTCTCGCGCCTTGCCTCTCGTGTGAAGGCGATGTCGGCTCCGGTCGCCGCCGAATAATCCTGCGCGCCCGATTCGGGCGGCGGAGGGATATGGCAGGGCGTCCCGTCAAGGGGCGCCCTTCTGCTTTTCTGGCCCCCTGCCTGGTGGCGTTGCCGATTTGCAAGGCTGCCGGGATTCGGCAATGCGCCCCCCCCTGTCAAGCGCGATGTTCGGTTG from Neotabrizicola shimadae includes:
- the rpsT gene encoding 30S ribosomal protein S20; this translates as MANTEQSKKRARQSEARYAVNKARRSRIRTFVRKVEEAIASGNVEAAAAALKAAQPELARGVTKGVLHKNTASRKVSRLASRVKAMSAPVAAE